In Candidatus Angelobacter sp., the following proteins share a genomic window:
- a CDS encoding AAA family ATPase, with translation YEEGGQLTEQVRRKPYSVVLFDEVEKAHPDVMNMLLQILEEGKLTDSVGRVVDFRNTIVLLTSNVGAETIRKQTTIGFTAASEENSYERMKEKILDEAKKAFRPEFLNRLDDVIVFRALNRPDLIQILDLEVKKVMERLKGKKIQLQLDDKANDLLVEKGYDPIYGARPMRRAVERYLEDPLAEEILKGHLHENDPIHVTVEGDKLVFKQTAAAEGALSS, from the coding sequence TACGAGGAGGGCGGACAATTGACCGAGCAGGTGCGCCGCAAGCCATACTCGGTCGTGTTGTTTGACGAAGTGGAAAAGGCGCATCCCGACGTAATGAACATGCTGTTGCAGATTCTGGAGGAGGGGAAACTGACCGACAGCGTTGGCCGGGTGGTGGATTTTCGCAACACGATCGTGTTGCTGACCTCCAACGTTGGCGCGGAAACCATCCGCAAACAGACCACCATCGGCTTTACGGCGGCCAGTGAGGAGAACAGCTACGAGAGGATGAAGGAAAAGATTCTGGATGAGGCCAAGAAGGCGTTTCGCCCGGAGTTCCTGAACCGGCTGGACGATGTGATTGTGTTCCGCGCGCTCAACAGGCCGGATTTGATCCAGATTCTTGACCTCGAAGTGAAGAAAGTCATGGAGCGGTTGAAGGGAAAGAAAATCCAGTTGCAGCTCGACGACAAGGCGAACGATTTGCTGGTCGAGAAAGGCTACGACCCGATTTACGGCGCGCGCCCGATGCGCCGCGCGGTCGAGCGCTATCTTGAAGACCCATTGGCGGAGGAAATCCTCAAAGGCCATCTGCACGAGAACGACCCGATCCACGTCACCGTCGAAGGCGACAAGCTGGTTTTCAAACAAACCGCCGCCGCGGAAGGCGCGCTTTCGAGCTAA
- a CDS encoding ABC transporter permease, with amino-acid sequence MTGFVGNRVLAWLEGLGRIALLGAEALRSLFSRHADWRGLTYQLYFVGVKSQSVVLVTGAFTGMVLCAQTYFQFHKVKMDTATLAVVSVAMGSELGPVLTALMVAGRVGAAMAAELGTMRVTEQIDALRTLATHPVDYLVVPRLSATIIALPLLTAESIAVGICAAYLVGTALLGIDQAYAWHNMLKYTQPQHILMGTIKAVIFAAVLALISCYKGMNCREGAEGVGRATTEAVVYSSITILISNFFLTLVLTRLLGA; translated from the coding sequence ATGACCGGTTTTGTGGGCAATCGGGTTTTGGCCTGGCTGGAAGGCTTGGGGCGCATTGCCCTGCTTGGAGCGGAAGCCTTACGGTCCCTGTTTTCGCGCCACGCGGACTGGCGCGGCCTGACTTATCAGCTTTACTTCGTCGGGGTCAAATCCCAATCCGTTGTCCTGGTGACCGGTGCATTCACCGGGATGGTGCTGTGCGCGCAAACTTATTTTCAGTTTCACAAGGTGAAAATGGACACGGCGACGCTCGCGGTCGTCAGCGTCGCGATGGGCAGTGAACTGGGGCCGGTGCTGACGGCGCTCATGGTGGCAGGCCGTGTGGGCGCAGCGATGGCCGCAGAACTGGGTACGATGCGCGTGACGGAGCAGATCGACGCGTTGCGGACCCTGGCGACGCATCCCGTGGATTACCTTGTGGTGCCCCGGCTTTCGGCGACAATTATCGCGCTGCCGTTGCTGACGGCGGAGTCTATCGCCGTCGGCATCTGCGCAGCCTATCTCGTGGGTACAGCGTTGCTCGGGATTGACCAGGCGTATGCCTGGCACAACATGCTCAAATACACACAGCCCCAGCACATCCTGATGGGCACGATCAAGGCGGTCATTTTTGCGGCTGTGCTCGCGTTGATCAGCTGCTACAAGGGAATGAACTGCCGCGAAGGGGCCGAGGGTGTCGGCCGGGCAACGACTGAAGCGGTGGTCTATTCTTCCATCACGATTCTGATCAGCAATTTCTTTCTGACGCTGGTCCTGACCCGGTTGCTGGGGGCGTGA
- a CDS encoding ATP-binding cassette domain-containing protein — MIEARQLKKSFGPQRVLAGVDFRVEKGESVVIIGRSGGGKSILLKCLIGLLAPDDGEVVIDGESIGRMNERQLLRVRQKFGMLFQGAALFDSMTVAENVAFVLRREGQLTEGEIGKKVDQTLEMVDLGGTQDKKPAELSGGMRKRAGLARAIIYQPQILLYDEPTTGLDPIVSDSIDQLIVRVRERLEATTVAVTHDMRSARRIGQRVLMLHEGRIHFGGAPDEVFQSKDPVVHRFVNGISDAKESSF; from the coding sequence ATGATCGAGGCCCGGCAGCTGAAGAAAAGTTTCGGGCCTCAGCGAGTCCTGGCCGGCGTGGATTTTCGAGTCGAGAAAGGCGAGTCGGTGGTGATCATTGGGCGCAGCGGCGGCGGCAAAAGCATTTTGTTGAAATGCCTGATCGGGCTGCTCGCTCCGGATGATGGTGAAGTGGTCATTGACGGGGAAAGCATTGGACGGATGAACGAGCGCCAGTTGCTGCGAGTGCGGCAGAAATTCGGCATGTTGTTTCAAGGCGCGGCATTGTTCGACTCAATGACTGTGGCCGAAAACGTGGCCTTCGTGCTGAGGCGGGAAGGTCAATTGACGGAAGGCGAGATCGGCAAAAAAGTGGATCAGACATTGGAAATGGTGGATCTGGGCGGAACCCAGGACAAGAAGCCTGCGGAGTTGTCCGGAGGCATGCGCAAACGTGCCGGTCTGGCGCGTGCCATCATTTATCAACCTCAGATCTTGCTCTATGACGAGCCCACCACCGGCCTGGATCCGATCGTTTCCGACAGCATCGACCAGCTGATCGTGCGGGTGCGCGAGCGGCTGGAGGCCACGACGGTGGCGGTCACCCACGACATGCGCAGCGCGCGGCGGATAGGCCAGCGCGTCCTGATGCTACACGAGGGTCGCATTCATTTCGGCGGCGCGCCGGACGAAGTCTTTCAGTCAAAGGATCCGGTTGTGCATCGTTTTGTGAATGGTATTTCCGACGCGAAGGAATCGAGTTTTTGA
- a CDS encoding MlaD family protein translates to MNQKRLEWKVGAFVVVCLAVLCLLALNFSKGLTFFTTTYTLRLRTTNVGGIKKEASVLMAGVPVGNVTGAELSPEGTNVIVYLKILDRYRIHGDAVFTIDSMGFLGDQYVAIIPGRNEKPVLKDGDEVICREPFNFQEVARSALGFIQRIDDTAKKLDSALTRVEQRVLNEETLTNLSATIGNFRLVSERALATVDNIDHLMQSNGPPVSVTTSNLALFSRQLNELATNLQDVLTTNKVDLAGAVKNIESSSEMMKSLLSDLQAGKGLAGSLLKDEHLSVGVSQLVSNLTMLSSNLNRHGLLWKPRTTDVKTPSSLYPGRDPRR, encoded by the coding sequence ATGAACCAGAAACGATTGGAATGGAAGGTTGGCGCGTTTGTGGTTGTCTGTCTTGCGGTGCTCTGCCTGCTGGCGTTGAATTTCAGCAAAGGGCTGACGTTTTTCACGACGACGTACACGCTTCGTCTCCGGACAACAAACGTGGGCGGCATCAAAAAGGAAGCCTCGGTTCTGATGGCCGGAGTGCCGGTCGGAAACGTGACCGGCGCTGAGTTGTCGCCCGAGGGCACAAATGTCATCGTGTATTTGAAAATACTCGATCGCTACCGGATTCACGGAGATGCGGTGTTCACGATTGATTCGATGGGGTTTCTGGGCGATCAGTATGTCGCCATAATACCCGGCAGAAACGAGAAACCTGTTTTGAAGGACGGCGACGAGGTCATCTGCCGTGAGCCGTTCAACTTCCAGGAAGTGGCCCGGTCGGCGCTGGGGTTTATTCAGAGGATCGATGACACGGCAAAAAAACTGGACAGCGCGCTAACCCGGGTGGAGCAGCGCGTTCTGAACGAGGAAACACTGACCAACCTGTCCGCGACGATCGGGAATTTCCGCCTCGTTTCAGAACGGGCGCTGGCAACGGTGGACAACATTGACCACCTGATGCAATCGAACGGTCCGCCCGTGAGCGTGACCACCAGCAATCTTGCGTTGTTTTCGCGTCAGCTCAACGAACTGGCGACGAACCTGCAGGATGTACTGACAACCAACAAGGTGGACTTGGCGGGAGCGGTAAAAAACATTGAATCATCCAGCGAGATGATGAAGAGTCTGCTGTCAGACCTGCAGGCTGGAAAAGGGCTGGCGGGAAGTCTGTTGAAAGACGAGCATTTGTCGGTCGGCGTATCGCAGTTGGTCAGCAATCTGACCATGTTGAGCAGCAATCTGAACCGCCATGGTCTGTTGTGGAAACCGAGAACCACCGACGTGAAAACACCATCATCGCTTTATCCGGGTCGCGATCCGCGCCGGTAG